The following proteins come from a genomic window of Streptomyces sp. NBC_00539:
- a CDS encoding RHS repeat domain-containing protein — MSSRSPGGGIRHRLPLAAALALALAVPGITTPMAEAADLPGAPKIAKHKDAKVRAVNARGAKEARELVAKNQAENKVQADRARAEAKADWPKAATLEGSPAGSRPLIDVRSTARAKSPLLRPAVPKGPTAPAAAPDSDGGKSTVKVLDQKAAEKAGITGVLFTAANTAGGPSQLTVNYGSFASAVGGGWSTRLGLVSLPACALTTPEKAECRKTTPLPSANSIKNQTVTADVASLPAGTSSAAKSKAPAQAPAVFAVMATDTASPKGAGNFAATPLAASSTWGSGTSSGGLTWSYTLAVPPAAAGPVPAMSFSYSSGAIDGRTANSNNQGSQVGEGFDLTSSHIERKYGSCDDDGQTDKNDLCWKYENASLVLNGKANELVKDDTTGKWHLKGDDASQVTWGTGADNGDNDGEYWKVVTGDGTTYTFGLNKLPGAGSERTNSTWTVPVFGDDSGEPGYTKGSTFAGRSETQAWRWNLDLVQDVHGNAATYWYADETNNYAKNGDKTKLAAYDRGGTLSEIRYGQRADTLFSGKPSHKVTFGYGERCFATNCDSLTKDTSDNWPDVPFDSICAADITDCKATGPAFFTRKRMTNVKTFAWSTAKEPDDYALIDTYDLTQEYLDAGDLGDTSDQTLVLKSIKRTGSNGEAVKVPPVDFTYHMRPNRVDVDGDNIVPLNRPRINTITSETGAITTFTLSDPECVRGSKMPVAEDDNSLSCYPVYWPINGGDPTLDWFHKYNVTAVTVADPSGQNDLVENSYEYANPAWHHNDDPLTPEKERTWSDWRGYGKVTAYTGAVGKTRSKTVKIFMQGMRGDTRKGTTDTRTTTVTALPVTGLTIPAINDDDQYSGFQRQEITYDVATPVTVSVTDPWSKQTASQQKSYANTKAHYVRTGTAYTHTFLTASNTWRTTRTDTGYDDIYGMTTQVSASGDTTTTGDETCTRTWYARNDAKGITNRTSRTRTVGALCSVTDDKLSLPATSATRGDVLSDTATVYDDPAATGWTANQTPTLGLATWTGRAQSYPAASGAADRNPAGAAGWQTVTKTTYDTDAAKLGRPLTSTDAAGSTTTTSYAPAAAGPLQVTVKTAPKLASNGQQHKSYAYTDLRGSIVRSIDANMGSTYNTYDGLGRLTATWLPNRGQSQTPNVKYDYLLERGKQPWTSVGTLAADGSYKTVYTIADALLRPLQTQTPSPNGGRILTDTRYDSRGLAYESYADIWDKDKAPEGVYARAEYGSTPNQTATVFDGLGRAVTSTLLVYGVQRQSTTTTYTGDSTASTAVQGGNATRTITDALGRTTETRTYDGTTPNDPAYSGTSPGTPYTSVSQTYTVDGKQAAVTGPDDAKWTYVYDLFGRTVTTTDPDKGKVTTTYTALDQIATSKDARNTVLEYGYDELGRKTGLWKSPKSDANKLAAWTFDTLRKGAGTDSIRYEGGLTGKAYTKSVTAYDTLGRPATTRLTLPSDDPLVTSGAIAASTDTTVNYRLDGTLSSTSTPAAAGLPSEITQLNYNEFGLPKGFSGLTDYVQNVAYSPLGDIDQLTLARSAAAGVRKTFIGNIYEEGTRRLLKSTVNDQTHNGMLQELTYNYDQAGNVLSIFGSAPLSGFTKADNQCFTHDAQRRMTEAWTPKTADCAPAGRTAANLDGAAPYWNSYTYTASGQRATERINTGTPSTRTYCYDPARPHALAATTTGATCTGLTPQYTYDATGNTTKRTETPGSPTSQTLNWGAEGKLTKTTEGATATDYVYDAEGELLIRRDPAGETVLYAGLNEVHLKGTKKWATRSYTIAGTKVAILTNESGTAKLSFVAGDAHGTSSLTISADDTQTVSKRYTTPFGSARGPAAANWPDDKRFLGKPEDTNTGLTHVGAREYDAALGQFLSVDPVLSLDQHQSLNGYSYANNSPVTNSDPTGLESCGSYGYCGGGGWTNGKHIEDMPKDEGDGGGGGGGGGGGGWGGGGGGGGRGGGGSGGGGGSWSGTSFGRGDIFNPMPLGWNPALAPLFATPRERFGIVDEGGPYNSWESSRGLFFGWLWGGGYPLGPSQKFKGGDTFTRILAADDTIAETRSNLLGQALKSGMDAPNAKDTLNFGYKDRGPEPGSPWYKANTVRGIYNDIASVLTNGTLGHANSADAYLGTYSGTARITSVDKKKGDVRIQFTVHNQSDWNSATHAIPRSWNPFFTETFGAATTQDFSWQERIPLNMCGCSLR, encoded by the coding sequence ATGTCCAGCCGATCACCAGGCGGAGGAATCCGCCACCGGCTGCCATTGGCAGCCGCGCTAGCCCTGGCCCTCGCGGTCCCGGGGATCACCACCCCGATGGCGGAGGCCGCCGACCTCCCCGGCGCCCCGAAGATCGCCAAGCACAAGGACGCCAAGGTCCGGGCCGTCAACGCCCGGGGCGCCAAGGAGGCCCGGGAGCTCGTCGCCAAGAACCAAGCGGAGAACAAGGTCCAGGCCGACCGGGCCCGCGCCGAGGCCAAGGCCGACTGGCCGAAGGCCGCCACCCTGGAAGGCTCGCCCGCTGGCTCCCGCCCGCTGATCGACGTACGGTCCACGGCGCGGGCCAAGAGCCCGCTGCTGCGCCCGGCGGTGCCCAAGGGCCCGACCGCGCCCGCCGCCGCTCCGGACAGCGACGGTGGAAAGTCCACCGTCAAGGTCCTGGACCAGAAGGCGGCGGAGAAGGCCGGGATCACCGGCGTCCTGTTCACGGCAGCCAACACCGCTGGCGGACCTTCACAGTTGACCGTGAACTACGGGTCCTTCGCCTCCGCGGTCGGCGGTGGCTGGTCCACCCGCCTCGGGTTGGTCAGCCTGCCCGCGTGTGCGCTGACCACCCCCGAGAAGGCGGAGTGCCGCAAGACAACGCCCCTGCCCTCGGCGAACAGCATCAAGAACCAGACTGTGACCGCCGACGTCGCCTCACTCCCCGCCGGAACCTCCTCCGCGGCCAAGTCCAAGGCCCCGGCGCAGGCTCCGGCGGTCTTCGCGGTCATGGCCACGGACACCGCATCGCCCAAGGGCGCCGGCAACTTCGCGGCGACCCCGCTCGCCGCCTCCTCCACCTGGGGATCCGGAACCTCCAGCGGAGGCCTCACCTGGTCGTACACGCTGGCCGTCCCGCCCGCCGCGGCGGGGCCCGTGCCCGCGATGTCGTTCTCGTACAGCAGCGGTGCCATCGACGGCCGGACCGCGAACTCCAACAACCAGGGCTCCCAGGTCGGCGAAGGCTTCGACCTGACCTCCTCCCACATCGAGCGCAAGTACGGCTCCTGTGACGACGACGGCCAGACCGACAAGAACGACCTCTGCTGGAAGTACGAGAACGCCTCCCTCGTCCTGAACGGTAAGGCCAACGAGCTCGTCAAGGACGACACGACCGGCAAGTGGCACCTCAAGGGCGACGACGCCTCCCAGGTCACCTGGGGCACCGGTGCGGACAACGGTGACAACGACGGCGAGTACTGGAAGGTGGTCACCGGTGACGGCACGACCTACACCTTCGGCCTGAACAAGCTCCCGGGCGCCGGCTCCGAGCGCACCAACTCCACCTGGACCGTTCCCGTGTTCGGCGATGACTCCGGTGAGCCCGGCTATACGAAGGGTTCCACCTTCGCCGGCCGCTCCGAGACTCAGGCCTGGCGCTGGAACCTGGACCTGGTCCAGGACGTCCACGGCAACGCCGCCACCTACTGGTACGCGGACGAGACCAACAACTACGCGAAGAACGGCGACAAGACCAAGCTCGCCGCATACGACCGAGGCGGCACCCTCTCCGAGATCCGTTACGGCCAGCGCGCCGACACCCTCTTCTCGGGCAAGCCCTCGCACAAGGTCACCTTCGGCTACGGGGAGCGCTGCTTCGCGACGAACTGCGACAGCCTGACGAAGGACACCTCGGACAACTGGCCCGACGTCCCCTTCGACTCGATCTGCGCCGCCGACATCACCGACTGCAAGGCAACAGGTCCCGCCTTCTTCACGCGCAAGCGGATGACGAACGTGAAGACCTTCGCGTGGTCGACGGCGAAGGAGCCGGACGACTATGCGCTGATCGACACCTACGACCTGACGCAGGAGTACCTGGACGCGGGCGACCTCGGCGACACCAGTGACCAGACCCTGGTGCTGAAGTCGATCAAGCGCACCGGCAGCAACGGTGAGGCGGTCAAGGTCCCGCCGGTGGACTTCACCTACCACATGCGCCCGAACCGGGTGGACGTGGACGGGGACAATATCGTCCCGCTCAACCGTCCGCGCATCAATACGATCACGTCCGAGACGGGCGCGATCACCACCTTCACCCTCTCGGACCCGGAGTGCGTGCGCGGTTCGAAGATGCCGGTCGCGGAGGACGACAACTCGCTGTCCTGCTACCCGGTCTACTGGCCGATCAACGGCGGTGACCCCACGCTCGACTGGTTCCACAAGTACAACGTCACCGCGGTGACCGTCGCCGACCCGTCGGGCCAGAACGACCTCGTCGAGAACTCCTACGAGTACGCGAACCCGGCCTGGCACCACAATGACGACCCGCTGACCCCCGAAAAGGAGCGCACCTGGTCCGACTGGCGCGGCTACGGCAAAGTTACCGCCTACACCGGAGCCGTCGGCAAGACCCGGTCCAAGACGGTCAAGATCTTCATGCAGGGCATGCGCGGCGACACCCGCAAGGGGACGACCGACACCCGCACCACCACGGTCACGGCCCTCCCGGTCACCGGCCTGACCATCCCCGCCATCAACGACGACGACCAGTACTCCGGCTTCCAGCGCCAGGAGATCACCTACGACGTAGCCACCCCGGTCACCGTCTCGGTGACCGACCCCTGGAGCAAGCAGACCGCCAGCCAGCAGAAGTCGTACGCCAACACCAAGGCTCACTACGTCCGTACGGGGACCGCTTACACGCACACCTTCCTGACCGCCTCGAACACGTGGCGCACCACCCGCACCGACACCGGCTACGACGACATCTACGGGATGACCACCCAGGTCTCGGCCTCCGGTGACACGACCACGACCGGCGACGAGACCTGCACCCGTACCTGGTACGCGCGCAACGACGCCAAGGGCATCACCAACCGCACCTCACGCACCCGCACCGTCGGGGCCCTGTGCTCCGTCACCGACGACAAGCTGAGCCTCCCCGCCACCTCGGCGACCCGCGGCGACGTCCTGTCCGACACGGCCACTGTCTACGACGACCCGGCCGCCACCGGCTGGACCGCCAACCAGACCCCGACCCTGGGCCTGGCCACCTGGACCGGGCGCGCCCAGTCCTACCCGGCGGCCAGCGGCGCCGCCGACCGCAACCCGGCCGGCGCCGCCGGCTGGCAGACCGTCACGAAGACCACGTACGACACGGATGCGGCCAAGCTCGGCCGTCCGCTGACCAGCACCGACGCGGCCGGCAGCACGACCACGACCAGCTACGCGCCCGCCGCGGCCGGCCCGCTGCAAGTGACGGTGAAGACCGCGCCGAAGCTCGCGTCCAATGGTCAGCAGCACAAGTCGTACGCCTACACGGACCTGCGCGGCTCGATCGTCCGGTCCATCGACGCGAACATGGGCTCGACCTACAACACCTACGACGGCCTCGGCCGCCTCACGGCAACCTGGCTGCCCAACCGCGGCCAGTCCCAGACCCCGAACGTCAAGTACGACTACCTGCTGGAACGCGGCAAGCAGCCGTGGACCTCGGTCGGCACCCTCGCCGCCGACGGGAGCTACAAGACCGTCTACACGATCGCGGACGCACTGCTCCGCCCGCTGCAGACGCAGACCCCGTCGCCGAACGGCGGCCGGATCCTGACCGACACCCGCTACGACTCCCGCGGCCTGGCCTACGAGTCGTACGCCGACATCTGGGACAAGGACAAGGCGCCCGAGGGCGTCTATGCCCGGGCCGAGTACGGCAGCACCCCGAACCAGACCGCGACCGTCTTCGACGGCCTCGGCCGCGCCGTCACGAGCACCCTGCTCGTGTACGGGGTGCAGAGGCAGTCCACGACCACCACCTACACCGGTGACTCCACCGCCAGCACGGCCGTCCAGGGCGGCAACGCGACCCGCACCATCACCGACGCGCTGGGCCGCACCACGGAGACCCGCACTTACGACGGGACCACCCCCAACGACCCCGCGTACAGCGGCACTTCGCCGGGCACGCCGTACACCAGCGTGAGCCAGACCTACACCGTCGACGGCAAGCAGGCCGCGGTCACCGGCCCCGACGACGCGAAGTGGACGTACGTCTACGACCTCTTCGGCCGGACCGTGACCACGACCGACCCCGACAAGGGCAAGGTCACCACGACCTACACGGCCCTGGACCAGATCGCGACGTCCAAGGACGCACGGAACACGGTCCTGGAGTACGGCTACGACGAACTGGGCCGCAAGACGGGCCTGTGGAAGTCGCCGAAGTCCGACGCCAACAAGCTCGCGGCGTGGACCTTCGACACGCTCCGCAAGGGTGCCGGCACTGATTCCATCCGCTACGAGGGCGGTCTGACGGGCAAGGCGTACACCAAGTCCGTTACCGCCTACGACACCCTGGGCCGTCCCGCGACGACCCGCCTGACCCTGCCCTCCGACGACCCGCTCGTCACCTCCGGCGCCATCGCCGCCAGCACCGACACCACGGTCAACTACCGGCTCGACGGCACGCTAAGCTCCACCTCCACGCCGGCGGCCGCAGGGCTGCCGTCGGAGATCACCCAGCTGAACTACAACGAATTCGGTCTGCCGAAGGGCTTTTCGGGGCTGACCGACTACGTGCAGAACGTCGCGTACTCCCCGCTGGGCGACATCGACCAGCTCACCCTGGCCCGTTCCGCCGCCGCCGGTGTGCGCAAGACGTTCATCGGCAACATCTACGAGGAGGGCACCCGCCGTCTGCTGAAGTCCACGGTCAACGACCAGACCCACAACGGCATGCTCCAGGAACTCACCTACAACTACGACCAGGCCGGCAACGTCCTGTCGATCTTCGGCTCGGCCCCGCTCAGCGGCTTCACCAAGGCCGACAACCAGTGCTTCACCCACGACGCCCAGCGCCGCATGACCGAAGCCTGGACCCCGAAGACCGCCGACTGTGCTCCGGCCGGGCGCACCGCCGCCAACCTCGACGGCGCCGCCCCCTACTGGAACAGCTACACCTACACCGCGTCCGGCCAGCGGGCCACGGAAAGGATCAACACCGGGACCCCGAGCACCCGTACCTACTGCTACGACCCGGCACGCCCGCACGCACTGGCGGCCACCACCACCGGCGCCACCTGCACCGGCCTCACCCCCCAGTACACCTACGACGCCACCGGCAACACCACCAAGCGCACCGAAACCCCCGGCAGCCCGACCTCCCAGACCCTGAACTGGGGCGCGGAAGGCAAGCTCACCAAGACCACGGAGGGCGCCACCGCCACTGACTACGTCTACGACGCCGAAGGCGAACTCCTGATCCGCCGCGACCCGGCCGGCGAGACCGTCCTGTACGCGGGCCTCAACGAGGTCCACCTCAAGGGCACCAAGAAGTGGGCCACCCGCTCCTACACGATCGCGGGAACCAAGGTCGCGATCCTGACCAACGAATCCGGCACCGCCAAGCTCTCGTTCGTGGCCGGCGACGCCCACGGCACCTCGTCCCTGACCATCTCGGCCGACGACACGCAGACGGTGTCCAAGCGCTACACCACCCCGTTCGGCTCCGCACGCGGACCCGCCGCGGCCAACTGGCCCGACGACAAGCGGTTCCTGGGCAAGCCCGAAGACACCAACACGGGCCTGACCCACGTCGGCGCACGCGAATACGACGCGGCCCTCGGCCAGTTCCTCAGTGTCGACCCCGTACTGAGCCTCGATCAGCACCAGTCCCTCAACGGCTACTCCTACGCGAACAACAGCCCGGTCACCAACAGCGACCCGACGGGCCTCGAGAGCTGCGGCAGCTACGGCTACTGCGGTGGCGGCGGCTGGACCAACGGCAAGCACATCGAGGACATGCCGAAGGACGAGGGCGACGGCGGAGGCGGCGGAGGCGGCGGCGGAGGCGGCGGCTGGGGCGGCGGCGGAGGCGGCGGCGGCCGAGGAGGCGGCGGAAGCGGCGGCGGAGGCGGAAGCTGGAGCGGCACCTCGTTCGGTCGCGGCGACATCTTCAACCCCATGCCCTTGGGGTGGAACCCGGCCCTCGCCCCCCTGTTCGCGACTCCCCGGGAAAGGTTCGGGATCGTGGACGAAGGCGGTCCGTACAATAGCTGGGAGAGTTCTCGGGGCTTGTTCTTCGGATGGCTCTGGGGTGGCGGTTACCCGCTCGGACCCAGCCAGAAGTTCAAGGGCGGAGACACTTTCACCAGAATTCTGGCCGCAGACGACACCATTGCGGAAACCCGTTCCAACCTGCTGGGACAAGCCCTGAAGAGCGGAATGGACGCACCCAACGCAAAAGATACCCTGAATTTCGGATACAAGGACAGGGGGCCGGAACCGGGGAGCCCGTGGTACAAGGCCAACACGGTACGCGGGATCTACAATGATATCGCCAGCGTGTTGACCAATGGCACGCTCGGTCACGCCAACAGTGCCGACGCATACCTTGGAACCTATTCCGGGACCGCCCGCATCACCAGCGTGGACAAAAAGAAGGGCGACGTGCGAATCCAGTTCACCGTTCACAACCAGAGCGACTGGAACTCCGCCACACACGCGATCCCCAGATCTTGGAATCCCTTCTTCACCGAGACCTTCGGCGCCGCCACTACGCAGGACTTCTCGTGGCAGGAGAGAATCCCGCTCAACATGTGCGGATGTTCCCTAAGGTAG
- a CDS encoding YybH family protein, which translates to MLRRVLDEWKAAVDAHQPERAASCFAEDAIFQGLHPYTVGRRGIADYYGSQPLGMTADYRILETRQLVDGVVLGYTSVDFSFTDRPTLTVNLSLVVKQAADRWYISHYQVSKLG; encoded by the coding sequence ATCCTTCGTCGCGTCCTCGACGAGTGGAAGGCGGCCGTCGATGCGCACCAGCCCGAGCGGGCCGCCTCCTGCTTCGCCGAGGACGCGATCTTCCAGGGCCTCCATCCGTACACCGTCGGTCGCCGCGGCATCGCCGACTACTACGGCTCCCAGCCGCTCGGGATGACCGCCGACTACCGGATCCTCGAAACCAGGCAGCTGGTCGACGGTGTGGTGCTCGGCTACACGAGTGTCGACTTCTCGTTCACCGACCGGCCGACGCTCACGGTGAACCTGAGCCTGGTGGTCAAGCAGGCGGCCGACCGCTGGTACATCAGCCACTACCAGGTATCCAAGCTCGGTTGA
- a CDS encoding MFS transporter, which yields MALALVLALRVVPQSRATGSGERVDVVGALLSACGLLILVWAVIESPVKGWTSTSVLTAFATAAALLSAFTAHQSRRAERAMLPRSLLRRPGVLRGSTSLALLSFALYGALFVNTLYLQGVLRFTPLEAGVRTLPMAAALAVGSAAALPLLARHGCRPPIVAGLALVTAAFAVLADTRATSGYGHLAIFQLIGGLGAGLVAACGTEAVMGAVPPAQAGLGSAVNDATRQIGAALGVAVQGSVLTTVITNHLGTPPPGVTPTTALPSTNLAARHAFIDGLTATALTAGAVTLTAAALAAVSYSRILSLRTTPGRRARSKNSPLRWDS from the coding sequence GTGGCCCTGGCCCTGGTCCTGGCCCTGCGTGTGGTTCCGCAAAGCCGTGCAACCGGGAGCGGGGAACGGGTCGACGTCGTGGGCGCGCTCCTGTCGGCGTGCGGTCTGCTGATCCTTGTCTGGGCAGTGATCGAAAGCCCGGTGAAGGGATGGACAAGCACATCGGTGCTGACCGCGTTCGCCACGGCCGCCGCCCTCCTGAGCGCCTTTACCGCCCACCAAAGCCGCCGTGCAGAGCGCGCGATGCTGCCACGGTCGCTGCTGCGCCGGCCCGGCGTGCTACGCGGCTCCACCTCCCTGGCGCTGCTCTCCTTCGCCCTCTACGGCGCGCTGTTCGTCAACACGCTCTACCTGCAAGGCGTCCTGCGTTTCACCCCTCTGGAGGCGGGCGTGCGGACCCTGCCCATGGCCGCAGCCCTCGCCGTGGGCTCGGCGGCCGCACTGCCGTTGCTGGCCCGTCACGGTTGCCGTCCCCCGATCGTGGCCGGACTCGCCCTGGTCACCGCGGCCTTCGCCGTCCTGGCCGACACCCGGGCGACGTCCGGGTACGGCCACCTGGCGATCTTCCAACTCATCGGCGGCCTCGGCGCCGGTCTGGTCGCGGCCTGCGGAACGGAAGCCGTCATGGGTGCAGTCCCACCCGCCCAAGCCGGTCTGGGCTCGGCAGTAAACGACGCCACCCGCCAGATCGGCGCCGCCCTCGGCGTCGCCGTCCAAGGCTCAGTCCTCACCACCGTCATCACCAACCACCTCGGCACTCCGCCACCCGGAGTCACCCCGACTACCGCACTCCCCTCAACCAACTTGGCAGCCCGGCATGCCTTCATCGACGGCCTCACCGCCACGGCTCTGACCGCAGGCGCGGTCACCCTGACAGCCGCCGCCCTGGCTGCCGTCTCCTACAGCCGGATCCTTTCCCTCCGCACGACTCCTGGTCGCCGCGCCCGCTCAAAGAATTCCCCACTCCGCTGGGACTCTTGA
- a CDS encoding thioesterase II family protein: MPALLPLAHHPDAAVRLYCLPPGGAGPEFYLPWADLLPPTVQAYAIALPGRGSRRDEPSTTDPRALTNALATLIDNPADRRPFALFGHSLGALFAYETARRLRRTGRVQPVLVALSALPAPHRGAVTRLVAGLLKSGLGAFSDLVGPVPDELLKDPDTVAHLLTPHLADMVLCLHQRHHEEPPLDTHLALYGGAADPLVPPDQLEGWNDLFTGPATPCLSPGRHTYPQENAPALVRQLTKDLQMAVR, translated from the coding sequence ATGCCCGCACTCCTCCCCCTCGCCCACCACCCCGACGCGGCCGTACGCCTGTACTGCCTGCCGCCCGGCGGCGCCGGCCCCGAGTTCTACCTGCCCTGGGCCGATCTACTGCCGCCCACCGTCCAGGCATACGCCATCGCCCTTCCCGGCCGCGGCAGCCGCCGAGACGAACCGTCGACGACCGATCCCCGCGCCCTTACCAACGCACTCGCCACCCTCATCGACAACCCCGCCGACCGGCGGCCGTTCGCCCTCTTCGGACACAGCCTCGGCGCCCTCTTCGCCTACGAGACCGCCCGTCGCCTGCGCCGCACAGGGCGGGTACAGCCCGTACTGGTCGCGCTGTCCGCGCTGCCCGCACCTCACCGAGGAGCCGTCACCCGCCTCGTGGCCGGTCTGCTCAAGTCGGGCCTCGGCGCCTTCTCCGACCTGGTGGGGCCTGTCCCCGACGAACTGCTCAAGGACCCGGACACGGTCGCCCACCTGCTCACCCCACATCTCGCCGACATGGTCCTCTGCCTGCACCAGCGCCACCACGAGGAACCGCCTTTGGACACCCACCTGGCCCTGTACGGAGGCGCCGCGGACCCCCTCGTCCCGCCGGACCAGCTGGAGGGCTGGAACGACCTGTTCACCGGCCCCGCCACTCCCTGTCTTTCCCCCGGCCGTCACACCTACCCGCAGGAAAACGCACCAGCCCTGGTGCGGCAGCTGACCAAGGACCTGCAGATGGCGGTCCGGTGA